The region CGCGCGCGCGGGCAAGCACGTATTCGTCGATAAACCCATGACCACCGACCTGGACGACGCCACGCGCATGGTCGAGGCGTGCCAGGAGGCCCGGGTCCGCCTGGGTGTGGCCTACCACCTGCGCTGGCACGCCGGCCATCGCGCCGTCGTCGAACGCATCCGCCGCAGCGACTTCGGCCGGATCCACCACGTGCGCGCCCAGTGGAGCTGGCGCGCCGGCGACGCGTCGAACTGGCGCGCCCACACCGACGTGGGTCGATGGTGGGGACTCGGGGGTGTCGGCACCCATCTCCTCGATCTCGCGCGCTGGATCCTGGTCCCCGAGTCGGGCGAGGTGGCCGAGCTCCGGAGTGTGGTCACCCGCGAGCAGTTCCGGGGTCCGCACGACGAGACCGCAGTGCTCTCCCTGCGTTTCGATCGCGGCGCCACCGCCCAGATCGTTTCGTCGGTCCTGTTCGACGGCCCGACGCGACTCGAGGTCTACGGCCAACGCGGCTGGGTGATCTGCGAGGACACCCTGGGAGCGCACGGCGCCGGCCGTATCCACACCGACCGCGGTCCCCTGGAGTACACCGTGACCAACCCCTACGTCGGCGAGATCCAGGACTTCGTGAAGGCGGTCCGCGACGGCCGTCCCCCCGAGGTCGACGGGATCGAGGGCCGCCGCAACGTCGAACTCCTGCTGGCCGCCGTGTCGCCGGACCCCTGACGACAGCAGACCGATGAGCAGCACGATCGGCAACATCTTGATCGCCGCCGGGGTCGCGCTGGCCCTGATCGGGCTCGTGGTCAAAACGGGCGCCCTCGACTGGTTCGGTCGCCTTCCCGGGGACGTCCGCATCGAGCGCGAGTCCACGCGGATCTACGTGCCCTGGGTGTCGATGCTCGTGATCTCGGTGGTGCTCAGCGGAATCGCCCACTGGATCGCCCGCTGGTTCCGGGATCGCTGAAGCAGGGTGGCCGTAGCGGATCGCTGACGCTAGACTCGCGCTGCGGCCGGGCGCGCGTGCCCGGCCGCGCTCGTTCGAACCGCGACGGCGAGGTCCTCCATGCGATTCCTGACGGTGCTGTTGTCCGGCGCGATCGCACTGTCGGTCCCGTGCCTCGCGCACGCCGACCGCAGTGCCGACGAGGCCGCGGCCCGTGCGCTCTTCGAACGGAACCTCGCCG is a window of Candidatus Krumholzibacteriia bacterium DNA encoding:
- a CDS encoding Gfo/Idh/MocA family oxidoreductase; translation: ARAGKHVFVDKPMTTDLDDATRMVEACQEARVRLGVAYHLRWHAGHRAVVERIRRSDFGRIHHVRAQWSWRAGDASNWRAHTDVGRWWGLGGVGTHLLDLARWILVPESGEVAELRSVVTREQFRGPHDETAVLSLRFDRGATAQIVSSVLFDGPTRLEVYGQRGWVICEDTLGAHGAGRIHTDRGPLEYTVTNPYVGEIQDFVKAVRDGRPPEVDGIEGRRNVELLLAAVSPDP
- a CDS encoding DUF2905 domain-containing protein, which translates into the protein MSSTIGNILIAAGVALALIGLVVKTGALDWFGRLPGDVRIERESTRIYVPWVSMLVISVVLSGIAHWIARWFRDR